The following proteins come from a genomic window of Corynebacterium falsenii:
- the ppgK gene encoding polyphosphate--glucose phosphotransferase — translation MTDHDQTHTAPTSSAPAAESASASSKATDRNLGFGVDIGGSGIKGAVVDLDTGELVTERFKILTPKPSTPDAVADVVRQLMEMADWDGSVGITVPAVVKNQVARSAANIDKSWIDTDLQELFRRHLGERDIAVLNDADAAGIAEVQLGDPRAKQGSVMMLTFGTGIGSAMLNDGHLFPNSELGHLHYSKKGDVEWYASSAAKDREELSYKEWAARVDEVLHMYGELFSPQIYIVGGGISRKAEKWVPRLTVEQEVIPAKLRNQAGIIGAALAVRDGVKP, via the coding sequence ATGACCGACCACGATCAGACGCACACTGCCCCTACCAGTTCCGCCCCTGCTGCCGAATCGGCTTCGGCGTCGAGTAAAGCTACCGACCGCAACCTCGGTTTCGGTGTCGACATTGGCGGATCCGGGATCAAGGGAGCTGTGGTGGATCTGGATACCGGCGAACTGGTCACGGAGCGGTTCAAGATCCTCACCCCGAAGCCCTCCACGCCTGATGCCGTGGCGGATGTGGTGCGCCAACTTATGGAGATGGCCGACTGGGATGGCTCCGTCGGCATTACTGTGCCCGCCGTGGTGAAAAACCAGGTGGCACGTTCGGCGGCGAACATTGACAAGTCGTGGATCGACACGGACCTGCAGGAGCTGTTCCGTCGGCACCTCGGCGAGCGCGACATCGCGGTGCTCAACGATGCCGACGCGGCTGGCATCGCCGAGGTTCAGCTGGGTGATCCCCGCGCCAAGCAGGGCTCGGTCATGATGCTGACCTTCGGCACGGGCATTGGCTCGGCCATGCTCAACGACGGCCACCTGTTCCCCAACTCCGAGCTTGGGCACCTGCACTACTCCAAGAAGGGCGACGTGGAATGGTATGCCAGCTCGGCGGCAAAGGATCGCGAGGAGCTGTCCTACAAGGAATGGGCCGCCCGCGTGGACGAGGTGCTTCACATGTACGGCGAGCTGTTCAGCCCGCAGATTTACATCGTGGGCGGCGGCATTTCCCGCAAGGCCGAGAAGTGGGTTCCTCGCCTGACTGTGGAGCAGGAAGTCATCCCCGCCAAGCTGCGTAACCAGGCTGGCATTATCGGTGCGGCGCTGGCCGTGCGCGATGGAGTAAAGCCCTAG
- a CDS encoding RNA polymerase sigma factor — protein sequence MAAKDSNANSETSEGTGVRKVAKKTAARKATRKVAKKATSTKPASSPSSTSSATASETGSVPDNQDSSTPVKKTAAKKTAAKKTTARKTAAKKTAAKKTTAKRTAAKKATAAQATASDAAETAATSSENSSVESSTKSTAKKTAAKKTAAKKATAKKAAAKKTAAKKTSAKKTTAKKAGRKKATSAASAGKGTDEDEIVETPDATTGVAANGGSASGKVNDVIDADDPADDLDNDDVDVDDVDPDFDDEDLDDDLDEDLDEDLDDDLDDDLEDDEIDESDDDDDEDDSDSDSDEQDGSFVWDEDESAALRQARKDAELTASADSVRAYLKQIGKVALLNAEQEVSLAKRVEAGLYAQYRLQEIKESGEKLSPMNRRDLREIERDGRRAKNHLLEANLRLVVSLAKRYTGRGMAFLDLIQEGNLGLIRAVEKFDYVKGYKFSTYATWWIRQAITRAMADQARTIRIPVHMVEVINKLGRIQRELLQDLGREPTPEELAREMDITVDKVLEIQQYAREPISLDQTIGDEGDSQLGDFIEDSEAVVAVDAVSFTLLQDQLQDVLHTLSDREAGVVKLRFGLTDGMPRTLDEIGQVYGVTRERIRQIESKTMSKLRHPSRSQVLRDYLD from the coding sequence GTGGCAGCGAAAGATTCGAACGCCAACAGCGAAACCTCCGAGGGCACTGGCGTGCGCAAGGTCGCCAAGAAGACCGCAGCACGCAAGGCCACTCGGAAGGTAGCCAAGAAGGCGACTTCGACGAAGCCAGCCTCATCACCATCCTCAACCAGCTCCGCCACCGCCAGCGAGACCGGCAGCGTGCCCGACAACCAGGACAGCTCTACCCCCGTCAAGAAGACGGCGGCGAAGAAGACCGCTGCCAAGAAGACCACTGCTCGGAAGACCGCAGCAAAGAAAACTGCGGCAAAGAAAACCACGGCGAAGCGCACGGCTGCAAAGAAGGCAACTGCTGCCCAAGCAACGGCCTCCGACGCTGCTGAGACCGCAGCAACGTCTTCGGAAAATTCCTCCGTAGAGTCGTCAACGAAGTCCACTGCGAAGAAGACTGCTGCCAAGAAGACCGCAGCGAAAAAGGCAACGGCTAAGAAGGCTGCTGCCAAGAAGACGGCTGCTAAAAAAACGTCCGCGAAGAAGACCACTGCGAAGAAGGCCGGTCGCAAGAAGGCAACGTCGGCCGCTTCTGCTGGGAAGGGCACCGACGAGGATGAGATCGTAGAGACCCCCGATGCCACCACTGGCGTTGCTGCGAACGGCGGTTCGGCATCGGGCAAGGTCAACGACGTCATCGATGCGGACGATCCCGCAGACGATCTCGACAACGATGATGTCGACGTGGATGATGTCGACCCGGACTTCGACGACGAAGACTTGGACGACGACCTGGACGAGGACTTGGACGAGGACCTCGACGACGATCTGGATGACGATCTCGAAGATGACGAGATCGACGAGTCCGATGATGACGACGATGAGGACGACTCTGACAGCGATTCCGACGAACAAGACGGCAGTTTCGTGTGGGATGAAGACGAGTCCGCTGCCCTGCGCCAGGCGCGCAAGGACGCTGAGCTCACCGCATCCGCAGACTCGGTGCGCGCGTACCTGAAGCAGATCGGCAAGGTCGCCCTGCTCAACGCCGAGCAGGAGGTCTCCCTCGCCAAGCGCGTGGAGGCTGGCCTCTACGCACAGTACCGCCTCCAGGAGATCAAGGAGTCGGGTGAGAAGCTCTCCCCGATGAACCGTCGAGATCTCCGAGAGATCGAGCGCGACGGTCGCCGTGCGAAGAACCACTTGCTGGAGGCCAACCTCCGTCTCGTAGTGAGCTTGGCCAAGCGCTACACCGGCCGCGGCATGGCCTTCCTTGATCTCATTCAGGAAGGCAACCTGGGCCTCATCCGCGCCGTGGAAAAGTTCGACTACGTCAAGGGCTACAAGTTCTCCACCTATGCCACGTGGTGGATCCGCCAGGCGATCACCCGTGCCATGGCTGACCAGGCTCGTACCATCCGCATCCCCGTGCACATGGTGGAGGTCATCAACAAGCTCGGTCGTATCCAGCGCGAGCTGCTCCAGGATCTTGGCCGCGAGCCCACCCCGGAGGAGCTGGCCCGCGAGATGGACATCACCGTGGACAAGGTGCTGGAGATCCAGCAGTATGCCCGCGAGCCAATCTCCCTGGATCAGACCATCGGCGACGAAGGCGACAGCCAGCTGGGCGACTTCATCGAGGATTCCGAGGCCGTTGTGGCCGTGGATGCCGTTTCCTTTACGCTGCTGCAGGATCAGCTCCAGGATGTGCTGCACACCCTATCCGACCGTGAGGCAGGCGTGGTGAAGCTGCGCTTCGGCCTCACCGACGGTATGCCGAGGACTTTAGACGAAATTGGTCAGGTCTACGGCGTTACCCGCGAGCGTATCCGCCAGATCGAGTCGAAGACAATGTCCAAGCTGCGCCACCCGTCCCGTTCCCAGGTGCTGCGCGACTACTTGGACTAG
- a CDS encoding DEAD/DEAH box helicase, which yields MKHLRQWQQEALTKYIDEQPRDFLAVATPGAGKTTFALTVARMLLDARVVERIVIVVPTEHLKIQWSQSAAGQNIALDANFTNSSPFNSSYDGVCVTYAQVGMKPTKHYQVATVKKSLVILDEIHHAGDARSWGDGVRMAYAHATRRLALTGTPFRSDDSQIPFVRYEEVPDSGGALQSSADYTYDYGKALKDGVVRPVVFLAYSGQARWRNSAGEEFEARLGEPLNPEQTARAWRTALDPRGDWIPTVLQAAHTRLLQLREHIPDAGGLVIATDKTTARAYAAMLKRISSTPVTVVLSDEAGASDRIKQFSDSTDEWMVAVRMVSEGVDVPRLAVGVYATSSSTPLFFAQAIGRFVRSRRPGESASVFLPSVPVLLDLASKMEKQRNHVLGKPDRPNEGWDDQLLADANREENEPGEERGYESVGAEAELESLIYDGSTYGTTVAGSAEEQAYLGLPGLLDADQMRTLLRQRQAEQIEARARDEKERREKVEQAPEGSAADARNKRIASEELPALRKELNALVAMTSARTGKPHGAVHNDARRNCGGPPTALCTAQQLRDRIAYLRAW from the coding sequence ATGAAACACCTCCGCCAATGGCAGCAGGAGGCACTGACCAAGTACATCGACGAGCAACCACGCGATTTCCTCGCAGTAGCAACGCCCGGTGCGGGTAAGACGACGTTCGCCCTCACCGTGGCTCGCATGCTGCTTGATGCTCGCGTGGTTGAGCGCATTGTCATCGTGGTGCCTACCGAGCATCTGAAGATCCAATGGTCCCAGTCTGCGGCTGGGCAAAACATTGCCTTGGATGCGAACTTCACCAACTCCTCGCCGTTCAATAGCTCCTACGACGGCGTGTGCGTGACCTATGCCCAGGTGGGGATGAAGCCGACCAAGCACTACCAGGTCGCCACGGTGAAAAAGTCACTGGTGATCCTCGACGAGATCCACCACGCCGGCGACGCCCGCAGTTGGGGTGATGGCGTACGCATGGCCTACGCCCACGCCACCCGGCGCCTCGCGCTCACGGGTACCCCGTTCCGCTCGGACGATTCCCAGATTCCCTTCGTCCGCTACGAGGAGGTACCCGACTCCGGCGGTGCATTGCAGTCCAGCGCGGACTACACCTACGACTACGGCAAGGCCCTCAAAGATGGCGTGGTTCGCCCGGTGGTCTTCTTGGCATATTCTGGCCAGGCTAGGTGGCGCAACTCCGCCGGCGAGGAGTTCGAGGCCCGTCTCGGTGAACCACTCAACCCCGAGCAGACCGCTCGTGCCTGGCGGACGGCCCTTGATCCACGCGGGGATTGGATCCCCACCGTGCTGCAGGCCGCCCACACCCGGCTATTGCAGCTGCGTGAGCATATCCCGGATGCCGGAGGCCTAGTAATCGCCACGGACAAAACCACCGCGCGCGCGTACGCCGCGATGCTTAAACGCATCAGCTCCACGCCCGTAACTGTGGTGCTCTCCGACGAAGCCGGCGCTTCCGATCGCATTAAGCAATTCTCCGACAGCACGGATGAATGGATGGTCGCCGTGCGCATGGTCTCCGAGGGAGTGGACGTGCCCCGCCTCGCGGTGGGCGTGTACGCCACCTCGTCCTCCACACCACTGTTCTTCGCCCAGGCCATTGGGCGTTTCGTCCGTTCCCGCCGGCCAGGGGAATCGGCATCCGTATTCTTGCCGAGCGTGCCGGTTCTGCTGGATTTGGCGTCGAAAATGGAAAAGCAGCGCAACCACGTTTTGGGTAAACCGGACCGACCGAACGAGGGATGGGACGACCAACTTCTCGCCGACGCCAACAGGGAGGAAAACGAGCCAGGCGAGGAACGGGGCTACGAGTCGGTCGGTGCAGAGGCCGAGCTGGAGAGCCTCATCTACGACGGGTCCACCTACGGCACCACGGTGGCTGGCTCCGCGGAGGAACAGGCGTACCTGGGCCTGCCGGGATTGCTCGACGCCGACCAGATGCGCACCCTCCTGCGGCAGCGACAGGCCGAGCAGATAGAGGCGCGGGCACGCGACGAGAAGGAGCGGCGTGAGAAGGTGGAGCAGGCGCCGGAGGGTAGTGCCGCCGACGCGCGTAATAAGCGGATTGCCAGCGAGGAGCTGCCCGCGCTACGCAAGGAGCTCAATGCGCTCGTGGCGATGACGTCCGCCCGCACGGGCAAGCCACACGGCGCCGTGCACAACGACGCGCGGCGCAACTGCGGCGGCCCGCCCACGGCGCTGTGCACCGCGCAGCAACTGCGGGACCGGATCGCGTACCTTCGCGCGTGGTAA
- a CDS encoding DUF3039 domain-containing protein, with the protein MSNPSTTTIERPDVHTDTTTDDDTPKFFHYVKKDQIVESAVMGKLVVALCGETFPVRKQAKPGSPVCPDCEAIYKGLRKK; encoded by the coding sequence GTGAGCAACCCAAGCACGACAACCATTGAGCGCCCAGACGTCCACACGGACACCACCACCGATGACGACACCCCAAAGTTCTTCCACTACGTGAAGAAGGATCAGATCGTGGAATCGGCTGTGATGGGCAAACTTGTGGTCGCCCTGTGCGGCGAAACGTTCCCGGTGCGCAAGCAAGCCAAGCCCGGCTCTCCGGTGTGCCCGGATTGCGAGGCCATCTACAAGGGGCTGCGCAAGAAGTAG
- a CDS encoding DUF3099 domain-containing protein, translated as MATGNKHLFGQVGVRRKKRDAQLITDARHSPLENWHHRRRVYVWLQLSRIPVLVLAGIVMWLTHNLAVSVIIAFISVPLPWIAVLIANQPGEGATESHKVYKPGLAREQRKAAARAELGGSTRAELGSGAATNGDTGNTVEKCPDSLDHPDSPGYIDYDEITPPPSQGDD; from the coding sequence ATGGCTACTGGCAACAAGCATCTCTTCGGGCAGGTCGGCGTTCGCCGAAAAAAGCGTGATGCCCAACTGATCACTGATGCACGCCATTCGCCGCTGGAAAATTGGCATCACCGACGGCGCGTTTATGTGTGGCTGCAACTATCCCGTATTCCGGTCTTGGTGCTGGCGGGCATCGTCATGTGGCTCACCCATAACCTCGCTGTTTCCGTCATCATCGCCTTCATCAGTGTGCCGTTGCCGTGGATTGCCGTGCTCATCGCCAATCAGCCGGGTGAAGGTGCCACCGAAAGTCACAAGGTCTACAAACCTGGCCTGGCGCGGGAACAACGCAAGGCCGCCGCCAGAGCCGAGCTCGGAGGCTCCACGCGCGCCGAACTTGGGTCTGGCGCTGCAACGAATGGAGACACAGGAAACACAGTGGAGAAGTGCCCCGACAGCCTCGATCACCCCGACTCCCCTGGCTACATTGACTACGACGAGATCACGCCCCCGCCCTCCCAAGGAGACGACTAA
- a CDS encoding DUF7782 domain-containing protein, with protein MADDNKLCSPGPAVAEFIRLLRTLGYGSDSINRALGAQGVAAAADGSPEAALWCLEHGEPDPNDDANADVIAGVYLRQPLSDQRWNAIIGDELMGRLHDELALVRTSDDALQLNIDIRPVSAPGHGDARRGDAEVLVASDPDASLDVRIPGPHHVPGVGHAPLSLLNVIPPLVTDHGSAQSVLDLGTGSGVLALLLGQLYPHVQFTATDIHDRALDFARAADQGTATIDWRQGSWFEPVGGQTFDVIISNPPFVIGPAAADSTSVEGHIYRDSGLALDGASALVVRHAAEHLSPGGHAHLLAGWALSAGETVGSRTLGWLPATGIRAWVVQRDEVDVATYISTWLRDESVDPRTPTGRARTRAWLDFFADHGVERIGLGYVHMEKLEPQADTATEVHAELIDWPLPAGTYLGNEVDEWFRRTAWVTGRSAEDVLNAHYAVRPGVAVEDVTMADTSAGQGFTRVARRISRTEGPCYSHDIDEHVLAIVSGVHPEGLPLRDVIALYCAVHDLDETAFATAIVPITVDLIRHGIIVPTDLLADATSHEPS; from the coding sequence ATGGCCGATGACAACAAGCTCTGCTCGCCGGGTCCTGCGGTGGCCGAGTTCATCCGATTGCTCCGCACGCTGGGTTACGGCTCCGACAGCATTAACCGTGCCCTTGGAGCGCAGGGCGTTGCCGCGGCAGCCGATGGATCCCCGGAGGCCGCCCTATGGTGCCTCGAACACGGCGAACCGGACCCCAATGACGACGCAAATGCCGACGTGATCGCCGGCGTCTATCTGCGTCAGCCCCTGTCCGACCAGCGTTGGAACGCCATCATCGGCGACGAACTAATGGGTCGGCTGCATGACGAGCTCGCGCTCGTCCGTACCTCCGACGATGCGCTGCAGCTCAACATTGATATCCGACCGGTCTCTGCACCAGGTCACGGAGATGCGCGCCGCGGGGATGCCGAAGTACTCGTTGCCTCCGACCCCGATGCTTCCCTCGATGTGCGTATCCCCGGCCCCCATCACGTCCCTGGAGTGGGCCATGCTCCCCTGTCTCTTCTCAACGTCATTCCCCCGCTCGTCACCGACCACGGCTCCGCCCAGAGTGTGCTCGATCTCGGCACGGGTTCCGGTGTCTTGGCGCTGCTGCTCGGCCAGCTCTACCCGCATGTCCAGTTCACGGCCACGGATATCCACGACCGTGCTTTAGACTTCGCCCGTGCCGCAGACCAAGGCACCGCCACCATTGACTGGCGCCAGGGCTCCTGGTTCGAGCCAGTCGGTGGGCAGACGTTTGACGTGATCATCTCGAACCCGCCGTTCGTCATTGGGCCCGCCGCGGCAGACAGCACCTCTGTCGAAGGCCATATCTACCGCGATTCCGGCCTAGCCCTCGACGGCGCCAGCGCGCTCGTCGTCCGCCACGCCGCGGAGCACCTCTCCCCCGGCGGCCACGCGCATCTACTAGCGGGCTGGGCGCTAAGCGCAGGCGAAACCGTCGGATCGCGCACGCTCGGTTGGCTGCCCGCCACGGGCATCCGCGCCTGGGTCGTGCAGCGCGATGAAGTCGACGTGGCCACCTACATCTCCACCTGGCTCCGCGACGAGTCTGTCGATCCCCGCACGCCCACTGGTCGCGCCCGCACTCGGGCGTGGCTGGACTTCTTCGCCGACCATGGCGTCGAAAGAATTGGGTTGGGATACGTCCACATGGAAAAACTCGAGCCCCAAGCGGACACCGCCACCGAAGTGCACGCGGAACTCATAGACTGGCCACTGCCCGCGGGCACGTACCTGGGCAACGAGGTCGACGAATGGTTCCGGCGCACCGCCTGGGTCACAGGCCGCTCCGCTGAGGACGTGTTGAATGCCCACTACGCGGTGCGCCCGGGCGTCGCCGTGGAGGACGTCACCATGGCCGATACCTCGGCCGGCCAGGGCTTCACCCGTGTTGCGCGCCGCATCAGCCGCACGGAGGGCCCCTGCTACAGCCACGATATCGACGAGCACGTGCTCGCCATCGTCTCGGGCGTGCACCCCGAAGGCCTGCCGCTGCGCGACGTCATCGCACTCTATTGCGCCGTGCACGACCTCGATGAAACCGCCTTCGCCACCGCCATCGTGCCCATTACGGTGGATCTCATCCGTCACGGCATCATCGTTCCCACCGATCTTCTCGCCGACGCCACCAGCCATGAACCGTCCTAG
- the dtd gene encoding D-aminoacyl-tRNA deacylase encodes MKAVVSTVSEATVRVDGDVVGHVDGPALMVLLGVGVDDAPDAWETMVRKIAELRLLPEGDDYESPRNVSAEDAGAPVLVVSQFTLMGATKKGRRPSWSAAAPGPDAEAVIQKVVSGLQDRGLRVETGKFGAMMQVSSVNEGPFTVLVEC; translated from the coding sequence ATGAAGGCAGTGGTATCGACCGTGAGCGAGGCGACCGTGCGAGTGGACGGCGACGTGGTGGGGCACGTCGACGGGCCAGCGCTGATGGTGCTGCTGGGAGTCGGCGTGGATGACGCGCCCGACGCGTGGGAGACGATGGTGCGCAAGATCGCCGAGCTGCGCTTGCTGCCCGAGGGTGACGATTACGAGAGCCCGCGAAATGTCTCGGCGGAGGACGCCGGAGCACCGGTGTTGGTGGTTAGCCAATTCACGCTCATGGGTGCTACGAAGAAGGGTCGGCGGCCGTCGTGGTCCGCGGCGGCACCCGGGCCGGACGCGGAAGCGGTTATACAAAAGGTCGTTTCTGGGCTCCAAGATCGGGGGTTACGAGTGGAGACGGGGAAATTCGGCGCAATGATGCAAGTTTCATCAGTCAATGAAGGACCCTTTACCGTGCTGGTGGAATGCTAG
- a CDS encoding sigma-70 family RNA polymerase sigma factor, with protein sequence MSSSMFDDDVTNDESTNESSQDDSQGSHSKTEDKGRRRGNNENPSADLVRVYLNGIGKTALLTAEDEVELSQRIEVGLYAEHLLETSDSLTRAKKRDLKVLAREGKAARSHLLEANLRLVVSLAKRYTGRGMPLLDLIQEGNLGLIRAMEKFDYTKGFKFSTYATWWIRQAVTRGMADQSRTIRLPVHLVEQVNKLSRIKREMYQQLGREATNEELSEESGIEESKIEMLLKQSRDPVSLDMPVGSDEEAPLGDFIEDSEAADAESAVVASLRHSDVRAVLDTLEEREQDVIKLRYGLDDGMPRTLDQIGRRFGLSRERVRQIEREVMAKLREGDRADKLREYAV encoded by the coding sequence ATGAGCAGCTCCATGTTCGACGATGATGTGACGAACGACGAGTCCACGAACGAATCCTCTCAGGACGATAGCCAAGGTAGCCACAGCAAGACTGAAGACAAGGGTCGACGGAGGGGGAACAACGAGAATCCGTCAGCGGATCTAGTGCGCGTGTACCTCAACGGCATCGGTAAGACTGCCCTGCTGACCGCAGAGGATGAGGTTGAGCTGTCCCAGCGCATCGAGGTAGGCCTGTACGCCGAGCACCTGCTTGAGACGTCCGATTCTCTGACCCGCGCTAAGAAGCGCGACCTTAAGGTACTGGCCCGCGAAGGCAAGGCCGCGCGGTCGCACCTGCTGGAGGCCAACCTTCGCCTCGTAGTGAGCTTGGCGAAGCGGTACACCGGCCGCGGCATGCCCCTGCTCGATCTCATTCAGGAGGGCAACCTGGGGCTCATCCGCGCGATGGAGAAGTTCGATTACACCAAGGGCTTTAAGTTCTCGACGTACGCCACGTGGTGGATCCGTCAGGCTGTTACCCGTGGCATGGCAGATCAGTCGCGCACGATCCGCCTGCCTGTGCACCTCGTGGAGCAGGTCAACAAGCTCTCGCGTATTAAGCGAGAGATGTACCAGCAGCTCGGCCGTGAGGCAACGAACGAGGAACTCAGCGAGGAATCCGGCATCGAGGAATCCAAGATCGAGATGCTGCTCAAGCAGTCCCGCGATCCGGTGAGCCTGGACATGCCGGTTGGCTCTGACGAGGAAGCTCCGCTGGGCGACTTTATTGAGGATTCCGAGGCTGCGGATGCGGAATCTGCGGTGGTTGCCTCGCTGCGCCACTCCGATGTGCGTGCCGTGCTGGACACGTTGGAGGAGCGCGAGCAGGACGTGATTAAGCTCCGCTACGGACTGGATGACGGCATGCCCCGCACGCTGGATCAGATCGGCCGCCGCTTCGGGCTGTCGCGTGAGCGCGTGCGCCAGATCGAACGCGAGGTAATGGCGAAGCTTCGCGAAGGCGATCGCGCTGACAAGCTGCGCGAGTACGCCGTGTAG
- a CDS encoding metal-dependent transcriptional regulator: protein MRDLVDTTEMYLRTIYELEEEGITPLRARIAERLDQSGPTVSQTVARMERDGLLTVARDRSLKLSPEGRSLATAVMRKHRLAERLLTDVIGLPWEKVHDEACRWEHVMGEEVELRLVQVLDNYSTSPFGNPIPGLDTLVEEAPASERDRILNNASSDDPNAMTRAADVDSTSPLKVRLLSINEIIQVEHKLMAKLSNLDMNPGSVVTLQTTDDGISLTNDNGTIELPDELGHAIRVEVLS from the coding sequence GTGAGGGATCTCGTTGACACAACTGAGATGTATCTTCGTACCATCTACGAGCTAGAAGAAGAGGGCATCACCCCGCTGCGGGCGCGTATCGCCGAGCGTCTCGACCAGTCCGGTCCCACCGTGAGCCAGACTGTGGCTCGCATGGAGCGCGATGGCCTGCTGACGGTTGCCCGTGATCGTTCCCTGAAGCTCAGCCCCGAGGGTCGCTCGCTGGCCACCGCTGTGATGCGCAAGCACCGCCTGGCGGAGCGCCTTCTTACCGACGTTATTGGTCTGCCGTGGGAGAAGGTTCACGACGAGGCGTGCCGCTGGGAGCACGTGATGGGCGAGGAAGTTGAGCTTCGCCTGGTCCAGGTATTGGACAACTACTCCACGTCACCGTTCGGCAACCCGATTCCTGGCTTGGACACCCTTGTTGAGGAAGCTCCCGCATCGGAGCGGGATCGCATCCTGAACAATGCGTCCAGTGACGATCCCAACGCGATGACCCGCGCGGCCGATGTGGACTCCACGTCCCCGCTGAAGGTCCGCCTGCTGAGCATCAACGAGATCATCCAGGTGGAGCACAAGCTCATGGCGAAGCTCTCCAACTTGGACATGAACCCCGGCAGTGTGGTGACGCTGCAGACGACCGACGATGGAATCTCGTTGACGAACGACAACGGCACCATCGAGTTGCCAGACGAGCTGGGGCACGCGATCCGTGTGGAGGTGCTCAGCTAG
- the galE gene encoding UDP-glucose 4-epimerase GalE codes for MSDNDNSQDSTSLPAGCHIVVTGGAGYVGSVCATVLLELGYRVTVVDDLSTGNRYAVPEGADFVEGDINDVIDDVFASNDIAAVFHFAARSLVGESVEKPSMYWHHNVVTSLGLLDSMHEHGVNNLVFSSTAATYGEPEKTPITEDMPTRPTNPYGASKLAIDNIITSYANAYGLAATSLRYFNVAGAYGNVGENHKVETHLIPLVLQVALGQRDNIKIFGTDYPTEDGSAVRDYIHIRDLADAHVLAAQSNTPGEHRIFNLGSGDGFSVRQVIETCRDVTEHPIPAEEAPRRAGDPAVLIASSEKAMSELGWNPTRSDLTTIVSDAWNFTQDLGDRSHSARS; via the coding sequence ATGAGCGACAACGACAATTCCCAAGACTCCACTTCTCTGCCCGCCGGTTGCCACATCGTGGTGACCGGCGGTGCTGGTTATGTCGGCAGCGTCTGCGCCACCGTGCTGCTGGAACTCGGCTACCGGGTCACCGTGGTCGATGACCTGTCGACAGGTAATCGCTACGCAGTGCCCGAGGGAGCAGACTTCGTGGAAGGCGACATCAACGATGTCATCGACGACGTCTTTGCATCCAACGACATCGCTGCGGTGTTCCACTTCGCAGCGCGGTCGCTGGTCGGCGAATCCGTGGAGAAGCCCTCGATGTACTGGCACCACAACGTGGTCACCAGCCTCGGTCTGCTGGATTCCATGCACGAGCACGGGGTGAACAACCTCGTGTTCTCCTCCACTGCCGCCACCTACGGCGAACCGGAGAAGACGCCGATCACCGAAGACATGCCGACCCGCCCCACCAACCCCTATGGTGCGTCGAAGTTGGCCATCGACAACATCATTACCTCCTACGCCAACGCGTACGGGCTGGCAGCAACAAGCCTGCGTTACTTCAACGTGGCTGGCGCCTACGGCAATGTGGGAGAGAACCACAAGGTGGAAACGCACCTCATCCCGCTCGTGCTCCAGGTGGCGCTGGGTCAGCGAGACAACATCAAGATCTTCGGTACCGATTACCCCACCGAGGATGGGTCTGCGGTGCGCGATTACATTCACATCCGCGATTTGGCCGATGCCCACGTGCTCGCCGCGCAGTCCAATACTCCGGGTGAACACCGCATCTTTAACCTCGGCAGCGGCGATGGCTTCAGCGTGCGCCAGGTTATCGAGACGTGTCGCGACGTCACTGAGCACCCAATCCCAGCAGAGGAAGCACCTCGCCGTGCCGGTGATCCTGCGGTGCTCATTGCCTCGTCGGAGAAGGCAATGTCGGAGCTGGGGTGGAACCCTACCCGCTCGGACCTCACCACGATCGTGTCAGATGCGTGGAACTTTACGCAGGACCTGGGAGATCGGTCCCATTCAGCGCGGAGTTAA